From Cervus canadensis isolate Bull #8, Minnesota chromosome 28, ASM1932006v1, whole genome shotgun sequence, one genomic window encodes:
- the TTBK1 gene encoding tau-tubulin kinase 1 isoform X3 — translation MLPGWPGWPDTGGLGNEPTPSKLRLTEFLPHPQVDGPLRAGPADTPPSGWRMQCLAAALKDETNMSGGGEQADILPANYVVKDRWKVLKKIGGGGFGEIYEAMDLLTRENVALKVESAQQPKQVLKMEVAVLKKLQGKDHVCRFIGCGRNEKFNYVVMQLQGRNLADLRRSQPRGTFTLSTTLRLGKQILESIEAIHSVGFLHRDIKPSNFAMGRLPSTYRKCYMLDFGLARQYTNTTGDVRPPRNVAGFRGTVRYASVNAHKNREMGRHDDLWSLFYMLVEFAVGQLPWRKIKDKEQVGMIKEKYEHRMLLKHMPSEFHLFLDHIASLDYFTKPDYQLIMSVFENSMKERGIAENEAFDWEKAGNDALLSTSTSTPPQQNTRQTAAMFGVVNVTPVPGDLLRENTEDVLQGEHLSDQENAPPILPGRPPEGLGPSPHLIPHPGGPEAEVWEETDVNRNKLRINIGKTPAVVEEEQSRGVGVPSSPVRAPPDSPTTPVRSLRYRRVNSPESERLSTADGRVELHDRRSRMDLPGSPSRQACSSQPAQMLSVDTGHADRQASGRMDVSASVEQEALSNAFRSVPLAEEEDFDSKEWVIIDKETELKDFPPGAEPSTSGTTDEEPEELRPLPEEAEERRRPGPEPAVRPRGRGMHTLAEEDLRLTPAQPLPPQLSQADGRSETSQPPTPGSPSHSPLHSGPRPRRRESDPTGPQRQVFSVAPPFEVNGLPRAVPLSLPYQDFKKDLSDYRERARLLNRVRRVGFSHMLLTPPQVPLAPVQPQTNGKEEEEEEEEEEEEEEEEEEEEEEDEEEEEEDEEEEEEEEEEEAVALGEVLGPHSGSSSEGSERSTDRSQEGAPSTLLADDQKESRGRASMADGDLEPEEGSKTLVLVSPGDMKKSPVTADLAPDPDLGTLAALTPQQERPQPTGSQLDVSEPGTLSSVLKSEPKPPGPVAGQGTGAVAIGAGGVAVTSSPFTKVERTFVHIAEKTHLNVMSSGGQASRSEELSSGGELGLEVPSDGRVAEEGATAHLENGIALSGLESCVMSAPPGSGPLEVTTDSLPNGPALADGPAPVSLLEPGPEKLATISPSRHAVPGPRPRSRIPVLLSEEDTGSEPSGSLSAKERWGKRARPQQDLARLVMEKRQGRLLLRLASGASSSSSEEQRRASETLSGTGSEEDTPASEPAVPRKAGRAAATRSRIPRPISVRMPTPATAQQPPDRPQGAAPASDTAITSRLQLQKPPGTAIAADLRPKQPSGRGPGPGRAPAGTRPPAPRSPGLPASSAHHPSASPRSRSLSRKESPSPSHQARPGPAPPRGAPQARAQPEGTPSPLGGPKKGPRGKVQTQRAATKGRAGVAESRAGAR, via the exons CTCAAAAAGATCGGGGGCGGGGGCTTTGGTGAGATCTACGAGGCCATGGACCTGCTGACCAGGGAGAATGTGGCCCTCAAGGTGGAGTCAGCCCAGCAACCCAAGCAGGTCCTCAAGATGGAGGTGGCCGTGCTCAAAAAGCTGCAAG GGAAAGACCACGTGTGCAGGTTCATCGGCTGTGGCCGGAACGAGAAGTTCAACTACGTGGTGATGCAGCTCCAG GGCCGGAACCTGGCTGACCTGCGCCGCAGTCAGCCACGGGGCACCTTCACGCTGAGCACCACGCTGAGGCTGGGCAAGCAGATCCTGGAGTCCATCGAGGCCATCCACTCCGTGGGCTTCCTGCACCGCGACATCAAGCCG TCAAACTTTGCCATGGGCAGGCTGCCCTCCACCTACCGAAAGTGCTACATGTTGGATTTCGGGCTGGCCCGGCAGTACACCAACACCACGGGGGACGTCCGGCCT CCTCGGAATGTGGCCGGGTTTCGGGGGACCGTTCGCTATGCCTCGGTCAATGCCCACAAGAACCGG gagatgGGCCGCCACGATGACCTGTGGTCCCTTTTCTACATGCTGGTGGAGTTTGCAGTGGGTCAGCTGCCTTGGAGGAAGATCAAGGACAAG GAGCAGGTAGGGATGATCAAGGAAAAGTATGAGCACCGGATGCTGCTGAAGCACATGCCCTCCGAGTTCCACCTCTTCCTGGACCACATCGCCAGCCTCGACTACTTCACGAAGCCCGATTACCAG tTGATCATGTCAGTGTTTGAGAACAGCATGAAGGAGCGGGGCATTGCCGAGAACGAGGCCTTTGACTGGGAGAAGGCGGGCAATGACGCCCTCCTGTCCACGAGCACCTCCACCCCGCCCCAGCAGAACACGCGGCAGACAGCAGCCATGTTTGG GGTGGTCAACGTGACGCCAGTGCCTGGTGACCTGCTCCGGGAGAACACCGAGGACGTGCTGCAGGGCGAGCACCTGAGTGACCAGGAGAATGCACCCCCGATCCTGCCTGGACGGCCCCCCGAGGGGCTGGGTCCCAGCCCCCACCTCATCCCCCACCCTGGGGGTCCTGAGGCTGAAGTCTGGGAGGAAACGGATGTCAACCGGAACAAACTCCGGATCAACATTGGAAAA ACCCCCGCTGTGGTGGAGGAGGAGCAGAGCCGCGGTGTGGGGGTCCCCAGCTCCCCAGTGCGGGCTCCCCCAGACTCGCCGACAACCCCTGTCCGTTCTCTGCGCTACCGGAGGGTCAACAGCCCCGAGTCCGAGAGGCTGTCCACGGCAGACGGGCGGGTGGAACTGCATGACAGGAG GTCACGGATGGATCTGCCTGGCTCACCGTCGCGCCAAGCCTGCTCCTCGCAGCCGGCCCAGATGCTGTCAGTGGACACAGGCCACGCCGACCGGCAGGCCAGCGGCCGCATGGACGTGTCAGCCTCCGTTGAGCAGGAGGCCCTGAGCAACGCCTTCCGCTCGGTGCCACTGGCCGAGGAGGAGGACTTCGACAGCAAAGAGTGGGTCATCATCGACAAGGAGACGGAGCTGAAGGACTTCCCCCCTGGGGCTGAGCCCAGCACGTCGGGCACCACGGACGAGGAGCCCGAGGAGCTGCGGCCACTGCCTGAGGAGGCTGAGGAGCGGCGGCGGCCAGGGCCAGAGCCCGCCGTCCGGCCCCGGGGACGCGGCATGCACACGCTGGCCGAGGAGGACCTGCGGCTGACACCTGCCCAGCCCCTGCCACCCCAGCTGAGCCAGGCCGATGGCCGGTCAGAGACATCACAGCCCCCTACACCTGGCAGCCCTTCCCACTCGCCCCTGCACTCTGGACCCCGCCCCCGACGGAGAGAGTCAGATCCCACGGGCCCGCAGAGACAG GTATTCTCCGTGGCACCCCCGTTTGAGGTGAACGGTCTCCCACGAGCTGtgcccctgagcctgccctaccAGGACTTCAAGAAGGATCTCTCCGATTACCGTGAACGGGCTCGGCTGCTCAACAGGGTCCGGAGGGTGGGCTTCTCGCACATGCTACTCACACCCCCCCAGGTCCCACTGGCTCCTGTTCAGCCTCAAACAaatgggaaggaggaagaggaggaggaggaggaggaagaggaagaagaggaggaagaggaggaggaagaagaagaggatgaggaggaggaagaggaagatgaggaggaggaggaagaggaggaggaggaggaggcagtggcCCTGGGGGAGGTTCTGGGACCACACAGCGGCTCCAGCAGCGAAGGCAGCGAGAGGAGCACAGACCGGAGCCAGGAGGGTGCGCCTTCCACACTGCTGGCCGATGATCAGAAAGAGTCCAGGGGCCGGGCCTCGATGGCTGACGGGGACCTGGAGCCTGAGGAGGGCTCCAAAACGCTGGTGCTCGTCTCCCCTGGTGACATGAAGAAGTCGCCCGTCACTGCCGACCTGGCCCCCGACCCCGACCTGGGCACTCTGGCCGCCCTCACCCCTCAGCAGGAGCGGCCCCAGCCCACTGGCAGCCAGCTGGATGTGTCGGAGCCAGGCACCCTGTCCTCCGTCCTCAAGTCCGAGCCCAAGCCCCCTGGGCCTGTGGCAGGGCAGGGGACGGGAGCGGTGGCCATCGGGGCAGGGGGAGTGGCAGTCACCTCCTCACCCTTCACCAAAGTCGAGAGGACCTTTGTGCACATTGCGGAGAAAACTCACCTCAATGTCATGTCTTCCGGTGGACAAGCCTCCCGGTCTGAGGAGCTCAGCTCTGGGGGTGAGCTGGGCCTGGAGGTGCCCTCTGATGGGAGGGTGGCGGAGGAAGGGGCCACTGCACACCTGGAGAACGGCATTGCCCTTTCAGGGCTTGAGAGCTGTGTCATGTCAGCACCCCCGGGGAGCGGCCCCTTGGAGGTGACCACAGACTCACTGCCCAACGGCCCAGCCCTGGCTGATGGGCCCGCCCCCGTGTCCCTGCTGGAGCCAGGCCCTGAAAAACTGGCCACCATCTCTCCTAGTCGCCACGCCGTGCCAGGCCCTCGCCCCAGGAGCCGAATCCCTGTCCTGCTGTCCGAGGAGGACACGGGCTCGGAGCCCTCTGGCTCGCTGTCGGCCAAAGAGCGGTGGGGCAAGAGGGCCCGACCACAGCAAGACCTGGCGCGGCTGGTGATGGAAAAGAGGCAGGGCCGCCTGCTACTGCGCCTGGCCTCTGGGGCCTCATCTTCTTCCAGCGAGGAGCAACGCCGCGCCTCTGAGACTCTCTCAGGCACAGGCTCCGAGGAGGACACGCCTGCCTCCGAGCCTGCGGTGCCCAGGAAAGCCGGGCGGGCAGCTGCCACCCGGAGCCGGATCCCCCGCCCCATTAGCGTCCGCATGCCCACGCCTGCCACAGCCCAGCAGCCCCCCGACAGACCCCAAGGTGCGGCCCCAGCATCTGACACAGCCATCACCAGCAG GCTCCAGCTGCAGAAGCCCCCAGGGACGGCCATTGCTGCTGACCTCCGTCCCAAACAGCCCTCCGGCCGAGGCCCGGGCCCCGGGCGAGCCCCAGCCGGCaccaggcccccagccccgcgCAGTCCCGGCCTCCCCGCCTCCTCCGCGCACCATCCCAGCGCGTCCCCGCGGAGCCGGTCCTTGTCCCGAAAAGAGAGCCCCTCCCCTTCGCACCAGGCCCGGCCTGGGCCCGCCCCACCTCGGGGCGCCCCGCAGGCCCGGGCGCAGCCTGAAGGCACCCCCTCCCCTTTGGGGGGCCCCAAGAAAGGACCCAGAGGGAAAGTCCAGACTCAGCGCGCAGCAACCAAAGGCCGGGCGGGGGTCGCGGAGAGCCGAGCGGGGGCCAGATAA
- the TTBK1 gene encoding tau-tubulin kinase 1 isoform X1, whose protein sequence is MLPGWPGWPDTGGLGNEPTPSKLRLTEFLPHPQVDGPLRAGPADTPPSGWRMQCLAAALKDETNMSGGGEQADILPANYVVKDRWKVLKKIGGGGFGEIYEAMDLLTRENVALKVESAQQPKQVLKMEVAVLKKLQGKDHVCRFIGCGRNEKFNYVVMQLQGRNLADLRRSQPRGTFTLSTTLRLGKQILESIEAIHSVGFLHRDIKPSNFAMGRLPSTYRKCYMLDFGLARQYTNTTGDVRPPRNVAGFRGTVRYASVNAHKNREMGRHDDLWSLFYMLVEFAVGQLPWRKIKDKEQVGMIKEKYEHRMLLKHMPSEFHLFLDHIASLDYFTKPDYQLIMSVFENSMKERGIAENEAFDWEKAGNDALLSTSTSTPPQQNTRQTAAMFGVVNVTPVPGDLLRENTEDVLQGEHLSDQENAPPILPGRPPEGLGPSPHLIPHPGGPEAEVWEETDVNRNKLRINIGKTPAVVEEEQSRGVGVPSSPVRAPPDSPTTPVRSLRYRRVNSPESERLSTADGRVELHDRRSRMDLPGSPSRQACSSQPAQMLSVDTGHADRQASGRMDVSASVEQEALSNAFRSVPLAEEEDFDSKEWVIIDKETELKDFPPGAEPSTSGTTDEEPEELRPLPEEAEERRRPGPEPAVRPRGRGMHTLAEEDLRLTPAQPLPPQLSQADGRSETSQPPTPGSPSHSPLHSGPRPRRRESDPTGPQRQLEEDRLSGHSLPRYSPLRRLASSVFSSSTLETEHYPHPGGSGSSGSLIQRSRSAESSPVRAPHRRHAPLAAGNHRLVPSVLRISRSQLQQVFSVAPPFEVNGLPRAVPLSLPYQDFKKDLSDYRERARLLNRVRRVGFSHMLLTPPQVPLAPVQPQTNGKEEEEEEEEEEEEEEEEEEEEEEDEEEEEEDEEEEEEEEEEEAVALGEVLGPHSGSSSEGSERSTDRSQEGAPSTLLADDQKESRGRASMADGDLEPEEGSKTLVLVSPGDMKKSPVTADLAPDPDLGTLAALTPQQERPQPTGSQLDVSEPGTLSSVLKSEPKPPGPVAGQGTGAVAIGAGGVAVTSSPFTKVERTFVHIAEKTHLNVMSSGGQASRSEELSSGGELGLEVPSDGRVAEEGATAHLENGIALSGLESCVMSAPPGSGPLEVTTDSLPNGPALADGPAPVSLLEPGPEKLATISPSRHAVPGPRPRSRIPVLLSEEDTGSEPSGSLSAKERWGKRARPQQDLARLVMEKRQGRLLLRLASGASSSSSEEQRRASETLSGTGSEEDTPASEPAVPRKAGRAAATRSRIPRPISVRMPTPATAQQPPDRPQGAAPASDTAITSRLQLQKPPGTAIAADLRPKQPSGRGPGPGRAPAGTRPPAPRSPGLPASSAHHPSASPRSRSLSRKESPSPSHQARPGPAPPRGAPQARAQPEGTPSPLGGPKKGPRGKVQTQRAATKGRAGVAESRAGAR, encoded by the exons CTCAAAAAGATCGGGGGCGGGGGCTTTGGTGAGATCTACGAGGCCATGGACCTGCTGACCAGGGAGAATGTGGCCCTCAAGGTGGAGTCAGCCCAGCAACCCAAGCAGGTCCTCAAGATGGAGGTGGCCGTGCTCAAAAAGCTGCAAG GGAAAGACCACGTGTGCAGGTTCATCGGCTGTGGCCGGAACGAGAAGTTCAACTACGTGGTGATGCAGCTCCAG GGCCGGAACCTGGCTGACCTGCGCCGCAGTCAGCCACGGGGCACCTTCACGCTGAGCACCACGCTGAGGCTGGGCAAGCAGATCCTGGAGTCCATCGAGGCCATCCACTCCGTGGGCTTCCTGCACCGCGACATCAAGCCG TCAAACTTTGCCATGGGCAGGCTGCCCTCCACCTACCGAAAGTGCTACATGTTGGATTTCGGGCTGGCCCGGCAGTACACCAACACCACGGGGGACGTCCGGCCT CCTCGGAATGTGGCCGGGTTTCGGGGGACCGTTCGCTATGCCTCGGTCAATGCCCACAAGAACCGG gagatgGGCCGCCACGATGACCTGTGGTCCCTTTTCTACATGCTGGTGGAGTTTGCAGTGGGTCAGCTGCCTTGGAGGAAGATCAAGGACAAG GAGCAGGTAGGGATGATCAAGGAAAAGTATGAGCACCGGATGCTGCTGAAGCACATGCCCTCCGAGTTCCACCTCTTCCTGGACCACATCGCCAGCCTCGACTACTTCACGAAGCCCGATTACCAG tTGATCATGTCAGTGTTTGAGAACAGCATGAAGGAGCGGGGCATTGCCGAGAACGAGGCCTTTGACTGGGAGAAGGCGGGCAATGACGCCCTCCTGTCCACGAGCACCTCCACCCCGCCCCAGCAGAACACGCGGCAGACAGCAGCCATGTTTGG GGTGGTCAACGTGACGCCAGTGCCTGGTGACCTGCTCCGGGAGAACACCGAGGACGTGCTGCAGGGCGAGCACCTGAGTGACCAGGAGAATGCACCCCCGATCCTGCCTGGACGGCCCCCCGAGGGGCTGGGTCCCAGCCCCCACCTCATCCCCCACCCTGGGGGTCCTGAGGCTGAAGTCTGGGAGGAAACGGATGTCAACCGGAACAAACTCCGGATCAACATTGGAAAA ACCCCCGCTGTGGTGGAGGAGGAGCAGAGCCGCGGTGTGGGGGTCCCCAGCTCCCCAGTGCGGGCTCCCCCAGACTCGCCGACAACCCCTGTCCGTTCTCTGCGCTACCGGAGGGTCAACAGCCCCGAGTCCGAGAGGCTGTCCACGGCAGACGGGCGGGTGGAACTGCATGACAGGAG GTCACGGATGGATCTGCCTGGCTCACCGTCGCGCCAAGCCTGCTCCTCGCAGCCGGCCCAGATGCTGTCAGTGGACACAGGCCACGCCGACCGGCAGGCCAGCGGCCGCATGGACGTGTCAGCCTCCGTTGAGCAGGAGGCCCTGAGCAACGCCTTCCGCTCGGTGCCACTGGCCGAGGAGGAGGACTTCGACAGCAAAGAGTGGGTCATCATCGACAAGGAGACGGAGCTGAAGGACTTCCCCCCTGGGGCTGAGCCCAGCACGTCGGGCACCACGGACGAGGAGCCCGAGGAGCTGCGGCCACTGCCTGAGGAGGCTGAGGAGCGGCGGCGGCCAGGGCCAGAGCCCGCCGTCCGGCCCCGGGGACGCGGCATGCACACGCTGGCCGAGGAGGACCTGCGGCTGACACCTGCCCAGCCCCTGCCACCCCAGCTGAGCCAGGCCGATGGCCGGTCAGAGACATCACAGCCCCCTACACCTGGCAGCCCTTCCCACTCGCCCCTGCACTCTGGACCCCGCCCCCGACGGAGAGAGTCAGATCCCACGGGCCCGCAGAGACAG TTGGAGGAGGACAGACTCTCGGGGCACTCCCTCCCGCGGTACAGCCCCCTGCGACGACTGGCGTCCTCCGTGTTCTCCTCCTCCACGCTGGAGACCGAGCATTACCCTCACCCTGGCGGCAGCGGCTCCTCCGGTTCCCTCATTCAGCGCAGCCGCTCGGCGGAGAGCAGCCCCGTGCGGGCGCCCCACCGGCGCCACGCGCCCCTGGCCGCCGGCAACCACAGACTCGTGCCCTCGGTGCTCCGCATCTCGCGGTCACAGCTGCAGCAG GTATTCTCCGTGGCACCCCCGTTTGAGGTGAACGGTCTCCCACGAGCTGtgcccctgagcctgccctaccAGGACTTCAAGAAGGATCTCTCCGATTACCGTGAACGGGCTCGGCTGCTCAACAGGGTCCGGAGGGTGGGCTTCTCGCACATGCTACTCACACCCCCCCAGGTCCCACTGGCTCCTGTTCAGCCTCAAACAaatgggaaggaggaagaggaggaggaggaggaggaagaggaagaagaggaggaagaggaggaggaagaagaagaggatgaggaggaggaagaggaagatgaggaggaggaggaagaggaggaggaggaggaggcagtggcCCTGGGGGAGGTTCTGGGACCACACAGCGGCTCCAGCAGCGAAGGCAGCGAGAGGAGCACAGACCGGAGCCAGGAGGGTGCGCCTTCCACACTGCTGGCCGATGATCAGAAAGAGTCCAGGGGCCGGGCCTCGATGGCTGACGGGGACCTGGAGCCTGAGGAGGGCTCCAAAACGCTGGTGCTCGTCTCCCCTGGTGACATGAAGAAGTCGCCCGTCACTGCCGACCTGGCCCCCGACCCCGACCTGGGCACTCTGGCCGCCCTCACCCCTCAGCAGGAGCGGCCCCAGCCCACTGGCAGCCAGCTGGATGTGTCGGAGCCAGGCACCCTGTCCTCCGTCCTCAAGTCCGAGCCCAAGCCCCCTGGGCCTGTGGCAGGGCAGGGGACGGGAGCGGTGGCCATCGGGGCAGGGGGAGTGGCAGTCACCTCCTCACCCTTCACCAAAGTCGAGAGGACCTTTGTGCACATTGCGGAGAAAACTCACCTCAATGTCATGTCTTCCGGTGGACAAGCCTCCCGGTCTGAGGAGCTCAGCTCTGGGGGTGAGCTGGGCCTGGAGGTGCCCTCTGATGGGAGGGTGGCGGAGGAAGGGGCCACTGCACACCTGGAGAACGGCATTGCCCTTTCAGGGCTTGAGAGCTGTGTCATGTCAGCACCCCCGGGGAGCGGCCCCTTGGAGGTGACCACAGACTCACTGCCCAACGGCCCAGCCCTGGCTGATGGGCCCGCCCCCGTGTCCCTGCTGGAGCCAGGCCCTGAAAAACTGGCCACCATCTCTCCTAGTCGCCACGCCGTGCCAGGCCCTCGCCCCAGGAGCCGAATCCCTGTCCTGCTGTCCGAGGAGGACACGGGCTCGGAGCCCTCTGGCTCGCTGTCGGCCAAAGAGCGGTGGGGCAAGAGGGCCCGACCACAGCAAGACCTGGCGCGGCTGGTGATGGAAAAGAGGCAGGGCCGCCTGCTACTGCGCCTGGCCTCTGGGGCCTCATCTTCTTCCAGCGAGGAGCAACGCCGCGCCTCTGAGACTCTCTCAGGCACAGGCTCCGAGGAGGACACGCCTGCCTCCGAGCCTGCGGTGCCCAGGAAAGCCGGGCGGGCAGCTGCCACCCGGAGCCGGATCCCCCGCCCCATTAGCGTCCGCATGCCCACGCCTGCCACAGCCCAGCAGCCCCCCGACAGACCCCAAGGTGCGGCCCCAGCATCTGACACAGCCATCACCAGCAG GCTCCAGCTGCAGAAGCCCCCAGGGACGGCCATTGCTGCTGACCTCCGTCCCAAACAGCCCTCCGGCCGAGGCCCGGGCCCCGGGCGAGCCCCAGCCGGCaccaggcccccagccccgcgCAGTCCCGGCCTCCCCGCCTCCTCCGCGCACCATCCCAGCGCGTCCCCGCGGAGCCGGTCCTTGTCCCGAAAAGAGAGCCCCTCCCCTTCGCACCAGGCCCGGCCTGGGCCCGCCCCACCTCGGGGCGCCCCGCAGGCCCGGGCGCAGCCTGAAGGCACCCCCTCCCCTTTGGGGGGCCCCAAGAAAGGACCCAGAGGGAAAGTCCAGACTCAGCGCGCAGCAACCAAAGGCCGGGCGGGGGTCGCGGAGAGCCGAGCGGGGGCCAGATAA